TACTCGACCTTCAATTTGTCTTTGAGCAGCGCAGCGATCACGTCGGGGTCGCGGAAGAAGTCTTCCTTTTCGCTGCCGATGACGCCGCGCACCGTCTGGATGCTGCGGGCCGAAAGCTGACCTGACACGCTGACATAGATACCGAAGCCCAGGCCCAGCACCAGCAGAGCCGTCAGGAGGATATTGAGCGGACGTCTCAAACAGACCTCGGCCCAGCAGTGTGGGCGAACCAGACAGGCGGCTGACAGTCAGAAGTCACAGAGGGTTCCTGAGCCTCATGGTGTCAGCGTCTCGTCATCGGTGCGTCAGGACAGCTCGGCACCTCAGACGGGCCGGGCCGCGTGCGCGGATTTCAGCGCCTCCAGCGCCCGCCCACGGTGAGACACGGCGCGTTTCTCGGCCACCGACAGTTCGCCCATGGTGCGCCCGTCTGGCAGCAGAAACAGCGGATCGTAGCCGAAGCCGCCCTGTCCACGCGGTCCTTCCAGCAGTTGCCCCGCGACTTCGCCCCGGTACGCCTCCACCTGACCGTCGGGGTACGCCAGCAGCACCACACTCACGAATTTGGCGCGGCGGTTGGTGTGCGGGCGCAGTTGCTCCAGCAGGTGCAGATTCCGTTCCAGATCGTTTTTCATATTTCCGAAGCGGGCGCTGTAGATACCGGGTGCGCCGCCCAGCGCCTCGACTTCCAGCCCGCTGTCGTCGGCCAGCGCAGGCAGCCCCGTGACCAGCGACACCGCGCAGGCCTTGAGCGCGGCGTTTTCCTCGTAGGTCGCGCCGGTTTCCTCGGGCAGGGTCATGGCAGGCAGCGACGGGTCGTTCATGGGCACAAGGACCCACGGCAGACCGGAGAGCGCCTCGGTCATCTCTCTGACCTTACCGGGGTTGGAAGTCGCCACCACCACGCGCATCTGGGATTGTGCAGAAGAGTCGTGCATATCTGGCATTGTAGTGGCTTGCCGCCGCCACAACGCTGCGGGGAAACGGGCACCCCGGAGCAGGCGTCTACAGCTGCCGCTGAAGCGAGGCCAGCAGCGTGCCCGCACCGCCGACGCCCGCCCTGAGCAGCTCGATGTACAGTTCTGGCGCAATCGCCTCGCCTTCCGCGCCGCCCTGCACTTCCACCACCTTGCCGTCTCCGGTCACGATCACGTTCAGGTCGGCGCGGGCGCGGGCATCCTCGCTGTAATCCAGATCGAGCCGGATGTCGTTTCCGACCAGCCCCACGCTGACCGCCCCCAGCGGCGAGCGGATCGGCCAGTCGGTCAGGGTGCCCGCCTTCACCTGTCGGTCGCACAGGTCGTGCAGCGCGGCATACCCCGCCATCACGCTCGCCACGCGGGTGCCGCCGTCGGCCTCCAGCACGTCGCAGTCGATGATGAGCGTCTGATTCCTGAAGTGGCTCAGGTCGAGGGCGACCCGGAAGGCCCGGCCCAGCAGCCGCTGAATCTCGTGCCTGCGCCCGTTCTGAAGGTTGCGCTCGCGGTTCATGCGGTCCTGGGTGCTGCGCGGCAACATCGAGTATTCGGCCATCAGCCAACCCTCGCGCTTGCCCCGTACATGCGGCGGCACTTTGGCTTCGATGCTGACCGTCGCCAGAATCTCGGTATGACCCAGCCGCAGCCGTGCACTGCCCTCGGCGTGCCTGCTGACGCCGCGCTCGACGACAAGGGGGCGGGCCTCCAGCAGAGCGCGGCCCTGCCTGGCGGCGGATGGATTTGGCAGAACAGACATCAGGTATGCACCTCGGCACCGGGAAGTGAAGCGAACGCTGACCGGGTGGAGAGCGGCTCGACCGGGGCAGCAGAGCCCAGAAGCTGCTGCACCACGTCCTGCACGACCCCCGCCTGCCCGGTGGTGAACAGCCGCAGCGTGCCCGCATCTGTGCCCGGATTCAACAGGTCGCTGGCCTCCAGCAGCGAGCGCACCCGCCGCGCCACACCCGCCCCCGAGTCGTACAGCGCAAAGGTTTCCCCGAACTCGGCGCGGATCGACGCTTCCAGAAACGGATAGTGCGTGCAGCCCAGCACCAGGCTGTCGGCTCCGGCCTGTGCCAGTGGCGTCAATACCTCGCGCAGCACGGCGCGGGCCTCGGGGCTGTTCGCCGCGCCCGCCTCGACCATCGGCACCAGCGAGGGGTGAAAGACCTTGTGAACCTGCACGCCTGCCGGGGCCGCGTGCTTCTCGATCACCTCCTGAAGCAGCGAACCCTGAAGCGTGACCGGGGTGGCAAACACGCCCACCACGCGGCTGGCGGTGTGCAGCACGGCGGGCTTGAGTGCCGGAACCAGCCCCACGATGCAGCTCGGATCGTCGCCTTCCCGCTCCAGCGTGCGGCGGACTGCTGCCAGCGAGAAGGCGCAGGCGGTGTTGCAGGCGATCACGACCAGCTTGCAGCCGCGTGCCTTGAGCCAGCGAACTGCCGCCAGCGTGAACGTCTCGATCTCGGCGGGAGAACGTTCGCCATACGGACAGTTGGCCTGATCGGCGTAGTACAGCAGGTCTTCGTGCGGCAACTCGGCACGCACGTTTTGCAGCACCGACAGGCCACCCACCCCCGAATCGAAGACCCCGATGGGGGCCGAAGCGTGGCCCTTCACTGAAGGATATTCCCCGACTCGCGCAGCAGAATGGGCGAATCGAGCGCGTCGCGTCGCCAGTGCGGCTGCATGTGAAT
Above is a genomic segment from Deinococcus ruber containing:
- the rdgB gene encoding RdgB/HAM1 family non-canonical purine NTP pyrophosphatase, with protein sequence MPDMHDSSAQSQMRVVVATSNPGKVREMTEALSGLPWVLVPMNDPSLPAMTLPEETGATYEENAALKACAVSLVTGLPALADDSGLEVEALGGAPGIYSARFGNMKNDLERNLHLLEQLRPHTNRRAKFVSVVLLAYPDGQVEAYRGEVAGQLLEGPRGQGGFGYDPLFLLPDGRTMGELSVAEKRAVSHRGRALEALKSAHAARPV
- the rph gene encoding ribonuclease PH — its product is MSVLPNPSAARQGRALLEARPLVVERGVSRHAEGSARLRLGHTEILATVSIEAKVPPHVRGKREGWLMAEYSMLPRSTQDRMNRERNLQNGRRHEIQRLLGRAFRVALDLSHFRNQTLIIDCDVLEADGGTRVASVMAGYAALHDLCDRQVKAGTLTDWPIRSPLGAVSVGLVGNDIRLDLDYSEDARARADLNVIVTGDGKVVEVQGGAEGEAIAPELYIELLRAGVGGAGTLLASLQRQL
- the murI gene encoding glutamate racemase, translating into MKGHASAPIGVFDSGVGGLSVLQNVRAELPHEDLLYYADQANCPYGERSPAEIETFTLAAVRWLKARGCKLVVIACNTACAFSLAAVRRTLEREGDDPSCIVGLVPALKPAVLHTASRVVGVFATPVTLQGSLLQEVIEKHAAPAGVQVHKVFHPSLVPMVEAGAANSPEARAVLREVLTPLAQAGADSLVLGCTHYPFLEASIRAEFGETFALYDSGAGVARRVRSLLEASDLLNPGTDAGTLRLFTTGQAGVVQDVVQQLLGSAAPVEPLSTRSAFASLPGAEVHT